A single region of the Serinus canaria isolate serCan28SL12 chromosome 1, serCan2020, whole genome shotgun sequence genome encodes:
- the LAMP1 gene encoding lysosome-associated membrane glycoprotein 1, producing MARGLLAAAALLGFLQASSSFEVKDSSGKVCIIADLTVAFSVEYKTNVQKEFVHFFLPQNASVDSQSSCGKDNVSHPVLVLDFGAGHSLSLNFSESADKYQVEELVFHYNLSDATLFPNSTTGGMKSVSHKSIMQAHVGTKYRCINSKHINMKNANVTFSNVTLEAYLTNGTFSVNKTECAEDMVSTTTMVPTTPKQTTSQVPTAGPAPTSSPPNPAVGKYNVTGPNGTCVLAYMGLQLNITYPKKDEKMGLDLLNFIPHNTTASGRCDNTSALLNLTFEKTRVIFQFALNASAEKFFLQGVSVSTTLPSEAKNPKFEASNNSMSELRASVGNSYKCSSEENLQVSDQALVNVFNVQVQIFKIDGDKFGPVEECQLDENNMLIPIIVGAALAGLVLIVLIAYLIGRKRSHAGYQTI from the exons ATGGCCCGGGGGCTGCTGGCGGCGGCCGCCCTGCTCG gCTTTTTACAGGCTTCCTCTTCATTTGAAGTGAAAGATTCAAGTGGTAAGGTCTGCATAATTGCTGATTTGACTGTAGCCTTCTCAGTGGAATACAAAACCAATGTGCAAAAAGAG TTTGTacacttttttcttccacaaaatgCTTCAGTAGACTCACAGAGCTCATGTGGTAAAGATAATGTGTCTCATCCAGTTCTGGTATTGGATTTTGGAGCAGGACATTCATTAAGCCTGAATTTCTCAGAATCTGCAGACAAGTACCAAGTTGAAGAGCTAGTTTTCCACTACAATCTGTCAGATGCAACTTTATTCCCAAATTCAACTAcag gAGGCATGAAGTCTGTATCACATAAAAGTATCATGCAGGCACATGTGGGCACAAAATACAGATGCATCAACTCCAAGCACATCAATATGAAGAATGCAAATGTGACTTTTAGCAATGTCACTTTGGAAGCCTATCTCACAAATGGCACTTTCAGTGTGAACA agacagaatgTGCTGAAGATATGGTCTCTACTACTACTATGGTGCCTACAACTCCTAAACAGACTACTAGCCAGGTTCCAACAGCTGGCCCAGCACCAACGTCAtcacccccaaatcctgcagtTGGTAAATACAATGTGACTGGTCCAAATGGAACCTGTGTACTTGCCTACATGGGCTTACAGCTTAATATCACCTATccaaaaaaagatgaaaag ATGGGTTTGGATTTGTTGAATTTCATACCACATAATACAACTGCTTCTGGGAGATGTGACAATACATCTGCCTTGTTGAACCTTACTTTTGAGAAAACGAGGGTTATCTTCCAGTTTGCCTTG aatgcgAGTGCTGAAAAATTCTTCCTGCAAGGTGTGAGTGTCAGCACAACCCTGCCTTCTGAAGCAAAAA ATCCAAAATTTGAAGCATCAAACAACAGTATGAGTGAGCTGAGAGCTTCAGTAGGGAACTCCTACAAGTGCAGTTCTGAGGAGAATCTGCAGGTCTCGGACCAAGCCCTTGTCAATGTATTTAATGTTCAGGTCCAGATTTTCAAGATTGATGGAGACAAATTTGGGCCAG tGGAAGAATGTCAACTGGATGAAAATAACATGCTGATTCCTATAATAGTTGGTGCAGCCCTTGCTGGTCTTGTTCTAATTGTCTTGATTGCCTACCTGATTGGCAGAAAGAGGAGCCATGCTGGATATCAAACAATTTAA